One genomic segment of Centropristis striata isolate RG_2023a ecotype Rhode Island chromosome 11, C.striata_1.0, whole genome shotgun sequence includes these proteins:
- the rnf126 gene encoding E3 ubiquitin-protein ligase RNF126 encodes MAEAPPRPSRFFCHRCSAEISPRLPDYTCPRCESGFIEELPEERSTENGSASTSSTSSDQNRPYFENVDHQHLFTFPTGYGPFTLGIFDENFDLRTRLPTEDNRETENRREREMASRQRYGARQPRGRHVPRRQGTRHEGVPTLEGIIQQLVNGIIAPTAMPNIGMGPWGMLHSNPMDYAWGANGLDAIITQLLNQFENTGPPPADRERIKSLPTITITEEHVGAGLECPVCKEDYSVEETVRQLPCNHLFHNDCIVPWLEQHDTCPVCRKSLSGQNTATDPPGLSGMNFSPSSSSSSSPSSPSNENAASNS; translated from the exons GACTACACGTGTCCACGCTGTGAATCTGGTTTCATTGAGGAGCTGCCAGAGGAAAGAAG TACTGAAAATGGGTCTGCATCCACATCCTCCACCAGTAGTGATCAGAACCGCCCATACTTTGAG AACGTGGATCACCAACACTTGTTCACATTTCCCACTGGATATGGTCCATTCACTCTTGGGATATTTGATGAGAACTTCGACCTTCGAACGCGGCTACCCACAGAGGACAAccgagagacagaaaacaggagAGAAAGGGAAATGGCATCACGGCAGCGATATGGTGCGCGGCAACCACGGGGTCGACATGTTCCTCGACGACAGGGTACGCGACATGAGGGAGTTCCCACATTAGAGGG aATTATCCAGCAGCTAGTAAATGGCATTATAGCACCTACAGCCATGCCAAATATTGGGATGGGACCTTG GGGTATGTTGCATTCCAATCCAATGGACTATGCCTGGGGTGCCAATGGTCTTGATGCTATCATTACACAG tTATTGAACCAGTTTGAAAACACGGGTCCCCCTCCTGCAGACAGAGAAAGGATAAAGAGTTTACCCACCATTACCATTACAGAGGAACACGTGG gtgCTGGTTTAGAGTGTCCTGTGTGCAAAGAAGACTACAGCGTTGAGGAGACTGTCAGACAACTGCCGTGCAATCACTTGTTTCACAATGACTGTATAGTACCATGGCTGGAACAG CACGATACGTGTCCCGTGTGCAGGAAGAGTCTTAGCGGACAGAACACAGCCACAGACCCACCGGGGTTATCAGGAATGAACTTCTCTCCCTCgtcctcatcctcttcctcccccaGCTCACCTAGCAATGAGAATGCTGCCAGCAACTCATAG